From the genome of Spirosomataceae bacterium TFI 002, one region includes:
- a CDS encoding putative heme-binding domain-containing protein, which produces MTKNYLALFSLLALFSCSKNQTVDIEELTAYFTPASFDATTFEPDSTALVMENIAGPDVVPSPACLAVLPTGEVFVGVDMMGSLGKEPGKGSIVKLIDADNDGTYEQHIEFAKADNPRGIMAVGDEVFVLHTVFDEATGEAARMDLVVFEDKDQDGVADGASKPLIKNICSPASLRSRGTDHATNGIRMGIDGWIYIAVGDFGFHEAEDASGKKMTMLGGGIVRVRPDGTEMEVYAHGTRNIYDVAIDPFMNIYTRGNTNDGGGWNIRFIHYQQSAELGYPTLFKNFTDEIIPALKDLGGGSGTGSYFMDDDRWPVAYNHVPMMADWGKSQLYIHRVTMDGPTFTQADEEFIELAQISDVDVDGSGRMFLAAWDGAGYKGNPDKGYVVKVVPKDWTYEAFPDLKAASVEALGDLLKAGNSVTRFHAQQELLKRPAEEAAAAALKVATDNILPLQVRVAGVYTYAQIACADGVAELLKISEEDKMREFALRALADRKTCLDAVPVKPFIAAVQDANPRVQATAIIALGRLGNKEAADALLEIQVPASAKIPETGTEGPHATPNAAIVLPHLAVRSLIALNAVDETIDAIDDNPKLALWTLRYMHDTKAVDGLIAAYDDAEDKDEVLSTLARIYTKEAPYDGSWWWSTRPDTHGPYYKGITWEGSDAIKAFLLKEMEAAGAEKADYFAWLNDRNRMGIEELGTAVVEEVEEVVNKVDFNAIKNKKGQVGEASIEDVILAMGEVKGDASKGKALFTSQGCIACHSIEKGQVMKGPFMGQIGSIMNRDQIVESILKPNASISQGFASFMIETKDGGSYMGFITAESADELTIRDIAGNATKLAKKNIKNRKEMENSMMPAGLANSLSYEELASLVTFLQGKK; this is translated from the coding sequence GTGACAAAAAATTATTTAGCCCTCTTTAGCCTTTTGGCTTTGTTCTCCTGTTCTAAAAATCAAACTGTTGATATAGAAGAATTAACAGCATATTTTACTCCTGCCAGTTTTGACGCCACTACTTTTGAGCCCGATAGCACGGCTTTAGTTATGGAAAATATAGCTGGTCCTGATGTGGTTCCTAGTCCTGCTTGTTTGGCTGTGTTGCCTACTGGTGAAGTTTTCGTGGGTGTAGATATGATGGGTTCTTTAGGAAAAGAGCCAGGGAAAGGAAGTATCGTAAAACTGATTGATGCCGACAATGACGGCACTTACGAGCAGCACATAGAATTTGCGAAAGCAGATAATCCAAGAGGTATTATGGCCGTGGGTGATGAGGTTTTTGTTTTACATACTGTGTTTGACGAAGCCACTGGAGAAGCAGCAAGAATGGACTTGGTGGTTTTTGAAGATAAAGATCAAGATGGTGTAGCCGATGGTGCTTCTAAGCCATTGATAAAAAATATTTGTTCTCCGGCTTCTTTAAGAAGTAGAGGAACAGACCACGCAACCAACGGTATCCGTATGGGGATTGACGGTTGGATTTATATTGCTGTAGGAGACTTTGGCTTCCATGAGGCAGAAGATGCTTCTGGTAAAAAAATGACCATGTTAGGTGGAGGAATCGTGCGTGTAAGACCTGACGGAACAGAAATGGAGGTTTATGCTCATGGAACGCGTAATATTTATGATGTGGCTATTGACCCGTTTATGAATATTTATACACGTGGAAACACAAATGATGGCGGAGGTTGGAACATCCGTTTTATTCATTATCAACAAAGTGCCGAATTGGGGTACCCAACTTTATTCAAAAACTTTACCGACGAGATTATTCCAGCCCTTAAAGATTTAGGTGGTGGGTCTGGTACGGGTAGCTATTTTATGGACGATGATAGATGGCCAGTAGCCTATAATCACGTGCCAATGATGGCAGACTGGGGTAAAAGCCAGCTTTACATTCATAGAGTCACTATGGATGGCCCAACTTTTACTCAGGCTGACGAAGAGTTTATAGAACTAGCTCAAATTTCTGATGTGGATGTGGATGGTTCTGGAAGAATGTTTTTAGCAGCATGGGACGGAGCTGGTTATAAAGGAAATCCTGATAAAGGATATGTGGTGAAAGTAGTTCCTAAAGATTGGACTTACGAAGCCTTCCCAGATTTAAAAGCAGCTTCAGTAGAGGCGTTAGGAGACTTATTAAAAGCAGGAAACTCAGTAACACGTTTTCATGCTCAGCAGGAATTATTAAAAAGACCAGCGGAAGAAGCTGCTGCTGCTGCCTTAAAAGTAGCTACGGATAATATATTGCCATTGCAAGTTCGCGTAGCGGGAGTGTATACCTATGCACAAATAGCTTGTGCTGATGGCGTAGCAGAGTTGCTTAAAATTAGCGAGGAGGATAAAATGCGTGAGTTTGCTCTACGTGCTTTGGCAGATAGAAAAACTTGCTTAGATGCTGTGCCAGTCAAACCGTTTATAGCTGCGGTGCAAGATGCAAATCCGCGTGTGCAGGCTACGGCTATTATTGCTTTAGGTAGACTAGGAAATAAAGAAGCTGCGGATGCTTTATTAGAAATTCAGGTACCAGCATCGGCCAAAATTCCTGAAACAGGAACAGAGGGCCCACATGCTACACCTAACGCTGCGATTGTGTTGCCACATTTGGCGGTACGCTCTTTAATAGCACTTAATGCTGTTGATGAAACTATTGATGCTATAGATGATAATCCTAAGTTAGCTCTTTGGACTTTAAGATATATGCATGATACTAAGGCAGTAGATGGGCTGATAGCTGCTTATGATGATGCGGAAGATAAAGATGAGGTACTTAGTACACTTGCTAGAATTTATACAAAAGAAGCTCCTTATGACGGAAGCTGGTGGTGGAGTACTAGACCAGATACGCACGGTCCATATTATAAAGGAATTACTTGGGAAGGTTCTGATGCCATTAAAGCTTTCTTACTGAAAGAAATGGAAGCTGCTGGTGCTGAAAAAGCTGATTACTTTGCTTGGTTAAACGACCGTAATAGAATGGGCATTGAGGAATTAGGAACTGCCGTGGTGGAAGAAGTAGAAGAGGTAGTGAATAAGGTAGATTTTAATGCCATTAAAAACAAGAAAGGTCAAGTAGGAGAGGCGTCTATAGAAGATGTTATACTTGCAATGGGAGAGGTAAAAGGCGACGCCTCAAAAGGGAAAGCTTTATTTACTAGCCAAGGATGTATAGCCTGCCATAGCATAGAAAAAGGACAAGTAATGAAAGGACCGTTTATGGGTCAAATTGGTTCTATTATGAATAGAGATCAAATTGTTGAGTCTATTCTAAAACCCAACGCCTCTATCTCTCAAGGTTTTGCTTCTTTCATGATTGAAACTAAAGATGGGGGCTCTTACATGGGTTTTATAACTGCAGAATCTGCCGACGAACTTACGATTAGAGATATTGCGGGTAACGCAACTAAGCTTGCCAAGAAGAATATCAAAAACCGTAAAGAAATGGAAAACTCAATGATGCCAGCAGGCTTGGCAAATTCACTTTCATATGAGGAGTTAGCTTCACTTGTGACTTTCTTGCAAGGGAAAAAATAG
- a CDS encoding Acetyltransferase (GNAT) family protein, which translates to MEIHKVSKEEIPELSKICKQTYIDHYSHIRSPKGLEEHLTKNFSIEKLSASSSEAGTTFFFVQKENTVVGYFKLNIASTLPNGVETGLELEKIYFLKEYTGKGFGSKTIDFIKAFAKENHQNFIWLDVLMNKPNAIRFYEKMGFQKSFEIKFSTDILDIGMWVMTFQE; encoded by the coding sequence ATGGAAATTCATAAGGTTTCAAAAGAAGAAATACCTGAATTATCCAAAATCTGTAAGCAAACGTATATAGATCATTACAGTCATATACGCTCCCCAAAAGGCTTAGAAGAACATTTAACAAAGAACTTTAGTATAGAAAAACTATCCGCTTCATCTTCTGAGGCGGGTACTACTTTCTTTTTTGTCCAAAAAGAGAACACTGTTGTAGGCTATTTTAAACTCAACATAGCCTCTACGCTTCCCAATGGAGTGGAAACAGGTCTTGAATTAGAAAAAATCTACTTCCTTAAAGAATACACAGGCAAGGGCTTCGGTTCTAAAACTATTGATTTCATAAAAGCTTTTGCCAAAGAAAACCATCAAAACTTTATATGGTTGGATGTACTCATGAACAAACCAAACGCCATCAGATTTTACGAAAAAATGGGATTCCAAAAGTCTTTCGAAATCAAATTCTCTACCGATATTTTAGATATTGGAATGTGGGTGATGACGTTTCAAGAATAA
- a CDS encoding Superfamily II DNA and RNA helicase, with product MTFDELKLDEKLLDGLYAIGFDNATPIQELAIPMIMEGKDLIACAQTGTGKTAAFLLPILHKIVQLPEEKRHLNTLIIAPTRELAIQIDQQVEGLSYFTGVSSIPVYGGGDGDAFITQKRALEAGADIVIATPGRMLSLLAGNKMDFRQLQHLILDEADRMLDMGFLSDILKIISYIPEERQSLLFSATMPPKIRQLANKILKNPEQINIAISKPAENIDQQAYVVYDTQKIPLVKHILQNEDYKSIVVFASSKDSVKELYKELKKIGLNVVAFHSDLEQSDRETQMNLFKAKKIRILVATDIISRGIDVDGIDLVVNYDCPPDPEDYIHRIGRTARAEKSGTGITLINPRDQRRFFSIESLIGEDLPKKPLPDFIGEGPAYEPEKNHGGGGKKKGGFSKGKKNFKGKKSFKPRPKRDGNS from the coding sequence TTGACTTTTGACGAATTAAAATTAGACGAAAAACTCCTTGATGGCCTTTACGCCATCGGATTTGATAACGCCACCCCTATTCAAGAATTAGCCATTCCGATGATTATGGAAGGTAAGGACCTCATTGCATGTGCTCAAACAGGTACAGGAAAAACAGCGGCTTTCTTACTTCCTATCTTGCATAAAATTGTTCAACTACCTGAAGAAAAAAGACATTTAAATACGCTTATCATTGCTCCCACTAGAGAGTTGGCTATACAAATAGACCAGCAAGTAGAGGGACTCTCCTATTTCACGGGGGTAAGTTCTATCCCTGTATATGGTGGTGGAGACGGCGATGCTTTCATTACTCAGAAACGTGCCTTAGAAGCAGGAGCAGATATAGTTATCGCAACTCCAGGAAGAATGCTTTCCTTGCTAGCGGGCAACAAAATGGATTTTAGGCAATTGCAGCATTTAATCCTTGACGAGGCTGACCGAATGCTCGACATGGGCTTTTTGAGTGATATATTGAAAATTATCAGCTACATACCTGAAGAAAGGCAATCACTACTTTTTTCAGCAACAATGCCACCTAAGATCAGGCAACTTGCAAATAAGATTCTAAAAAATCCAGAGCAAATCAACATAGCAATCTCGAAGCCTGCCGAGAACATTGACCAGCAAGCTTACGTCGTATACGATACTCAGAAGATACCACTCGTAAAACATATACTTCAGAACGAAGACTACAAAAGCATCGTAGTTTTTGCATCTTCCAAAGACAGCGTAAAAGAGCTATACAAAGAGCTGAAAAAAATAGGCTTGAATGTAGTTGCGTTTCACTCCGACCTAGAACAATCGGATAGAGAAACCCAGATGAATCTCTTTAAAGCCAAGAAAATCAGAATCCTGGTTGCAACGGACATCATCTCAAGAGGTATTGATGTGGACGGAATAGATTTAGTAGTAAATTACGATTGCCCACCTGACCCCGAGGATTATATCCATCGTATTGGCCGTACAGCAAGAGCTGAAAAATCTGGTACAGGGATTACGCTTATTAACCCGAGAGATCAGCGAAGATTCTTTAGTATTGAAAGTTTAATTGGTGAAGACTTGCCTAAGAAACCGCTTCCAGACTTTATTGGAGAAGGACCTGCTTACGAGCCAGAGAAAAACCATGGAGGTGGAGGAAAGAAAAAAGGTGGCTTTAGCAAAGGGAAAAAGAACTTTAAAGGGAAAAAGAGCTTTAAGCCTAGACCCAAAAGGGATGGAAATTCATAA
- a CDS encoding phospholipid/cholesterol/gamma-HCH transport system ATP-binding protein, with protein sequence MIEIKNISKSFNGRQVLYDISGTFEKGQTTLVIGSSGTGKSVLLKCMLDLIRPEEGEVLYDGRKFLGDETDAKKEVRREMGVLFQGNALFDSKTVHQNVRFPLDMLTTMAESEKEDRVQFCLDRVGLGDTGKRMPSEISGGMKKRVGIARAIVMNPKYLFCDEPNSGLDPLTAIKIDELIKEITNEYDITTVVITHDMNSVLTIGQKIMFLYQGKKIWEGNSETIMQAKLKEIDEFVFSNEALRQLRDRGL encoded by the coding sequence GTGATAGAAATTAAAAACATATCGAAGTCATTCAATGGCCGCCAAGTTTTATACGATATAAGTGGAACCTTTGAAAAAGGACAAACTACCCTTGTAATAGGCTCCAGTGGAACTGGAAAAAGTGTTTTGCTCAAGTGCATGCTAGACCTCATCCGACCAGAAGAAGGAGAAGTCTTATATGACGGGAGAAAGTTTCTTGGCGATGAAACAGATGCAAAAAAAGAAGTTCGTCGTGAAATGGGAGTGTTGTTTCAAGGCAATGCCCTTTTCGATTCCAAGACCGTCCATCAAAATGTTCGCTTTCCACTAGATATGCTCACTACGATGGCTGAAAGTGAGAAAGAAGATCGAGTACAATTTTGTCTTGATCGCGTCGGGCTTGGAGATACTGGAAAAAGAATGCCATCAGAGATTTCGGGTGGAATGAAAAAGCGTGTAGGTATTGCCCGAGCAATTGTAATGAATCCAAAATATCTTTTTTGTGATGAACCCAACTCAGGTTTAGATCCTCTTACTGCCATTAAAATTGATGAGCTCATCAAAGAAATTACCAATGAGTACGATATTACAACCGTGGTTATTACACACGATATGAACTCAGTACTCACTATAGGTCAGAAAATTATGTTTCTATACCAAGGAAAGAAAATATGGGAAGGAAACAGCGAAACTATCATGCAAGCCAAGCTGAAAGAAATCGATGAGTTCGTGTTTTCTAACGAAGCATTGAGACAACTAAGAGATAGAGGTTTATAA
- a CDS encoding metallo-beta-lactamase family protein, whose translation MKVQFYGAARRVTGSKHLLTTAKGTKILLDCGMFQGINTSDLNLTFGFNPAEVDFVILSHAHIDHTGLLPRMIKQGFEGTVFCTPATKSLCEIMLMDSAGIQERDLKRVNQRRKKRGEELLEILYDDKDVEKTIDLMQTHGYHELKEIEEGVSFSYYESGHILGSAGVNVEYTENGQTKRLFFTGDIGRPNDKILRSPEAFPQADYIISESTYGNRLHESEPDMRAHLLRIVHDTCVVKRGKLIIPAFSVDRTQELIYALDVLEHEGHLPAIPVYIDSPLSVKATFVMRKHEEEFNAEILDYIKRDGDAFGFETLNYITKVDDSKALNDSKEPCIIISSSGMAEAGRIKHHIANNVENPNNTILIVGYCSPSSLGYQIKIKADKVRIFGNDYRRLCDVEVMDSFSAHADYQEMIEYFKCQNAKEVKKVFLVHGDFDVQADFKAKLVAEGFTGVEIPQQGEGFVI comes from the coding sequence ATGAAAGTACAATTCTACGGAGCAGCAAGACGAGTTACAGGAAGCAAGCATTTACTCACAACGGCAAAAGGCACAAAAATTCTCTTAGACTGTGGGATGTTTCAAGGGATCAATACCAGTGATCTCAACCTTACCTTTGGTTTTAACCCCGCAGAGGTAGATTTTGTAATACTTTCACATGCTCATATAGATCATACGGGTCTTTTGCCTAGAATGATCAAGCAGGGTTTTGAAGGTACTGTTTTTTGTACGCCAGCGACGAAAAGTCTTTGTGAAATTATGTTGATGGATTCAGCAGGTATTCAAGAACGAGACCTAAAGCGTGTGAATCAGCGTCGTAAAAAACGTGGTGAAGAATTGCTTGAAATCCTATATGATGATAAAGACGTAGAAAAGACAATTGACCTTATGCAAACTCATGGCTACCATGAGCTCAAGGAAATTGAAGAGGGGGTTTCTTTCTCTTATTATGAATCGGGGCATATTTTAGGAAGTGCTGGGGTAAATGTAGAATATACAGAAAATGGTCAAACGAAGAGGTTGTTTTTTACAGGTGACATCGGTAGACCAAATGATAAAATTTTAAGAAGCCCAGAGGCTTTTCCACAAGCAGATTATATCATTTCTGAATCTACTTATGGCAATAGGTTACACGAGAGTGAGCCAGATATGAGAGCACATTTACTTCGCATTGTACATGATACTTGTGTGGTAAAGCGAGGAAAGTTGATTATTCCTGCCTTTTCTGTGGATAGAACGCAAGAACTTATTTATGCATTGGATGTACTTGAGCATGAAGGACATTTGCCTGCCATACCAGTTTATATTGATAGCCCACTCTCTGTTAAGGCCACTTTTGTAATGCGAAAGCATGAAGAAGAGTTTAATGCCGAGATATTGGATTACATCAAAAGAGATGGTGACGCATTTGGTTTTGAAACGCTGAACTATATCACAAAGGTGGATGATTCAAAAGCCTTAAATGACTCTAAGGAACCTTGTATCATAATTTCTTCTTCGGGAATGGCTGAAGCAGGGAGAATCAAACATCATATCGCTAATAATGTAGAAAACCCAAATAACACGATCCTTATCGTGGGGTACTGCTCTCCAAGTTCTTTGGGATATCAAATTAAAATCAAAGCTGACAAGGTAAGGATTTTCGGAAATGACTACAGAAGGCTTTGTGATGTAGAAGTAATGGACTCTTTCTCGGCACATGCTGATTATCAAGAAATGATTGAGTATTTCAAGTGTCAAAATGCTAAGGAGGTTAAGAAGGTTTTCTTAGTTCACGGTGATTTTGATGTCCAAGCAGACTTTAAAGCGAAGTTAGTTGCTGAAGGATTTACTGGCGTAGAAATTCCACAACAAGGAGAAGGTTTTGTGATTTAG
- a CDS encoding ParE toxin of type II toxin-antitoxin system, parDE — protein MTVHFSKSFLKDIQKIGDHNLKIRVKEVILSLESTRDIFEIKETKKLKGYPNAYRIRISDYRLGFFIVNQVVILKRFVKRNDIYKVFP, from the coding sequence ATGACGGTTCATTTTTCAAAATCTTTCTTAAAAGACATTCAAAAAATTGGAGATCATAATCTTAAAATTAGGGTTAAGGAAGTAATTCTTAGTTTAGAATCAACCCGTGATATTTTCGAAATAAAGGAAACAAAAAAGCTCAAAGGTTATCCCAATGCATATAGGATTAGGATTTCTGATTATCGTTTGGGGTTTTTTATTGTAAACCAAGTAGTGATTTTAAAGCGTTTTGTAAAACGGAACGATATTTATAAAGTATTTCCCTAG
- a CDS encoding phospholipid/cholesterol/gamma-HCH transport system permease protein, translating to MLTVVGKFFLFLGSLVVRRESLKVYWERFMDECVKIGTNSILIISIVALFIGAVTCVQIYANLVSPFVPTYIVSNVVRDMVLLELSSTFMCVVLAGKVGSNIAGELGTMRITEQIDALEVMGINSSSYLVLPKVIAAMVMFPLLAILSDFLGIFGGYLAGTLSGIMTPEEYIYGIRYMFVPYNVIIAIVKAFVFGFLIATISSYKGFNTRGGALEVGQSSTAAVTNSCIAILIADYLLAELLT from the coding sequence ATGCTAACAGTTGTAGGAAAATTCTTCTTGTTTTTAGGTAGCCTGGTGGTTCGTCGAGAGTCGTTGAAAGTATACTGGGAGCGATTTATGGATGAGTGCGTTAAGATAGGAACAAACTCAATACTCATTATTTCTATTGTAGCCCTCTTCATTGGTGCGGTTACTTGTGTTCAGATTTACGCCAACCTGGTAAGCCCTTTTGTCCCAACTTACATTGTGAGTAATGTGGTAAGAGACATGGTTTTGCTAGAACTTAGTTCTACTTTCATGTGTGTCGTTCTTGCAGGAAAAGTAGGATCTAATATAGCTGGCGAATTAGGCACCATGAGAATTACAGAGCAAATTGATGCTTTGGAGGTAATGGGAATCAATTCTTCAAGCTATTTGGTATTACCCAAGGTAATTGCAGCCATGGTTATGTTTCCTTTGCTTGCCATACTTAGTGATTTTTTAGGAATATTCGGTGGGTATTTGGCTGGAACCCTTTCTGGTATTATGACTCCAGAAGAATACATCTACGGTATCCGATACATGTTTGTACCATATAATGTTATCATTGCTATCGTAAAAGCTTTTGTTTTCGGCTTTTTGATTGCAACAATATCTTCATATAAAGGCTTCAACACACGTGGAGGAGCTTTAGAAGTAGGTCAATCGAGTACAGCTGCTGTTACTAATAGTTGTATTGCAATTTTGATTGCCGATTACCTCTTAGCCGAACTTTTGACTTAA
- a CDS encoding Short-chain dehydrogenase, whose product MGLAVITGGSKGIGRAIAEAFAAGGYEVLINARNEQELNDTKAEIEKQFGVKCHVFAADLSSKKDCNALVAYVKSLNLPLDALVNNAGKFAMGPLMGVENDDLEQLIETNLYSAFWLTRGFYDLLKASGKAHVFNICSIASLSAYPNSGAYTVSKFAMLGLSKSLRMELMPDNIKVTSIMPGATYTSSWDGVDIPESRFMKASDVAESVWSAFQLSPSAVVEEIVLRPILGDI is encoded by the coding sequence ATGGGTTTAGCAGTAATTACAGGAGGGTCAAAAGGAATAGGGAGAGCCATAGCAGAAGCTTTTGCAGCTGGAGGTTATGAGGTTTTAATCAATGCCAGAAATGAACAAGAGCTTAATGATACCAAAGCAGAAATTGAAAAACAATTTGGCGTTAAGTGTCATGTTTTTGCCGCTGACTTATCTTCAAAAAAAGATTGTAATGCCCTAGTTGCTTACGTGAAATCACTGAATCTACCCCTTGATGCTTTGGTAAACAATGCAGGAAAGTTTGCAATGGGACCATTAATGGGAGTTGAAAATGATGATTTGGAGCAACTCATCGAAACCAACCTTTATTCGGCTTTTTGGTTAACTAGAGGTTTTTATGATTTGCTAAAAGCAAGTGGGAAAGCCCATGTTTTTAATATTTGCTCTATAGCTAGTTTATCGGCTTATCCCAACTCGGGAGCTTATACGGTTTCAAAATTTGCGATGCTAGGATTGAGTAAATCCTTGAGAATGGAGCTTATGCCTGATAATATTAAAGTTACATCTATAATGCCAGGTGCTACGTATACTAGTAGTTGGGATGGGGTAGACATTCCAGAGTCTAGGTTTATGAAAGCAAGCGATGTCGCAGAAAGCGTTTGGTCTGCTTTCCAATTATCCCCTTCTGCAGTTGTAGAAGAGATCGTATTAAGACCAATATTGGGCGACATATAA
- a CDS encoding phosphoribosylaminoimidazolecarboxamide formyltransferase / IMP cyclohydrolase: protein MAKKIQSALISVFYKDGLDKIAKVLHQNGVTIYSTGGTQKFIEDLGIPVVRVEDLTSYPSIFGGRVKTLHPKVFGGILHRRDNADDVKTAAEMEIPAIDLVIVDLYPFEETVASGASEDDIIEKIDIGGIALIRGAAKNYQDVLIVSSRNQYDDVYDILCEKDCGTDLEDRKRYAMEAFGVSSHYDAAIHGYFSGAEGAGNFHSGVSRGLRYGENPHQNATFYGDLDAMFNQIHGKELSYNNLVDTDAAVRLIDEFEELTFVIMKHNNACGVASAATAVKAYENALSCDPVSAFGGVIITNTTVDKATAEAMHPLFFEILVAPAFDQDALDILTKKKDRRLLIRKEVKTSNKQYRTLLNGVLEQDKDLAIEKGADFKVATQKAPTAQETKALEFALKICKHLKSNNVVLAKDGQLLACGVGQTSRVDALKQAIDKAKEFGFDLNGAVMASEAFFPFPDCVEIGHNAGITAVVQPGGSIRDQLSIDYCNENCVAMVMTGVRHFLH, encoded by the coding sequence ATGGCAAAGAAAATACAATCTGCACTGATCTCGGTTTTTTATAAAGATGGCTTAGATAAAATCGCTAAGGTGCTACATCAAAACGGAGTAACTATTTATTCTACAGGTGGTACTCAAAAATTTATTGAAGACTTGGGAATCCCAGTTGTGAGAGTTGAAGACCTTACTTCTTACCCTAGTATTTTTGGAGGAAGAGTTAAAACACTCCACCCAAAGGTATTTGGAGGAATTCTACATCGTAGAGATAATGCCGATGATGTGAAAACTGCTGCTGAAATGGAAATTCCAGCTATTGACTTAGTAATTGTTGATTTATATCCATTCGAAGAAACAGTTGCTTCTGGTGCAAGTGAAGATGATATAATTGAAAAAATTGACATTGGAGGAATTGCCCTAATTCGTGGAGCGGCTAAGAATTACCAAGATGTTTTGATCGTTTCTTCTAGAAATCAATACGATGACGTATATGATATCCTATGTGAGAAAGATTGTGGTACCGACTTAGAAGATAGAAAGAGATATGCAATGGAAGCTTTCGGGGTGAGTTCTCACTACGACGCTGCAATTCATGGTTACTTCTCAGGAGCTGAAGGTGCTGGCAATTTCCATTCTGGAGTTTCAAGAGGACTTCGATATGGAGAAAATCCACACCAAAATGCTACATTTTATGGTGATTTGGATGCAATGTTTAACCAGATTCACGGCAAGGAGCTTTCATATAACAATTTGGTAGACACTGATGCGGCTGTTCGCTTAATAGATGAGTTTGAAGAGCTTACATTTGTGATCATGAAACATAATAATGCTTGTGGTGTTGCAAGTGCTGCAACAGCAGTAAAAGCCTATGAGAATGCACTTTCTTGTGATCCTGTTTCTGCTTTTGGTGGTGTAATCATTACGAATACCACTGTGGACAAAGCAACTGCTGAGGCCATGCATCCATTGTTTTTCGAAATTTTGGTTGCACCTGCTTTCGATCAAGATGCTTTGGATATTTTGACCAAAAAGAAAGATCGTAGACTTTTGATTAGAAAAGAAGTGAAAACTTCAAACAAGCAATACAGAACACTATTGAACGGTGTTTTGGAACAGGATAAAGATTTGGCAATTGAAAAAGGTGCAGACTTCAAAGTTGCCACCCAAAAAGCTCCAACTGCCCAAGAAACAAAAGCTTTAGAATTTGCACTCAAAATTTGCAAGCACCTGAAATCCAACAACGTAGTATTGGCAAAAGATGGCCAATTACTAGCTTGCGGCGTAGGACAAACCTCCCGTGTAGATGCTCTGAAGCAAGCAATTGATAAAGCGAAAGAATTTGGTTTCGACCTAAATGGTGCCGTGATGGCCTCCGAAGCATTTTTCCCATTTCCAGACTGTGTAGAAATTGGACATAATGCTGGAATTACCGCCGTTGTGCAGCCAGGTGGAAGTATCAGAGATCAACTGTCAATCGATTATTGCAACGAAAATTGTGTTGCGATGGTAATGACGGGCGTGAGGCACTTTTTGCACTAG